One window of Thermocoleostomius sinensis A174 genomic DNA carries:
- a CDS encoding DUF2721 domain-containing protein produces the protein MSVEQTDQLIRLILNSTLLMTACTILLSAVLMRHSSMLHRLQGVQRNYLELLRAADLSRHDRLIPLKVQLRHLRQHYQIAHVSVLMAQSALLLCIGSTLVIACRTLIQSNWLIQGALILFVAGTTFLLVSVAAMLFDFRTTNHSLWEEINWTLSLGSSLGSSLSSTDSSPKGSTLHRSTDHRSRLRSTSY, from the coding sequence ATGAGCGTTGAACAAACCGACCAGCTAATCCGCTTGATTCTTAATTCCACGCTTTTGATGACTGCCTGTACCATTCTGCTGAGCGCTGTGCTAATGCGTCATAGTTCAATGCTTCATCGCCTGCAAGGAGTACAGCGAAACTATTTAGAATTATTGAGAGCCGCCGATCTCAGCCGTCACGATCGGCTCATACCGCTAAAAGTCCAACTGCGTCACTTGCGACAGCACTATCAGATTGCCCATGTCAGCGTTCTTATGGCCCAAAGCGCCTTATTGCTTTGCATTGGCAGCACTTTAGTCATTGCCTGTCGAACGCTGATTCAATCAAATTGGTTGATTCAAGGCGCACTGATTCTATTTGTCGCAGGAACCACCTTCTTGCTGGTCAGCGTAGCCGCCATGCTATTTGATTTTCGGACAACCAATCATTCGTTATGGGAAGAAATCAACTGGACATTAAGTTTAGGCTCGAGTTTAGGCTCAAGTTTAAGCTCAACCGATTCGAGTCCCAAAGGCTCCACTCTACATCGATCGACTGACCATCGATCGAGACTGCGCTCAACCTCGTACTAA
- a CDS encoding sodium:solute symporter family protein, with translation MQPIDWLIVLLYLVLTMALGLYLTRKASGSLVDFFVSGRSLPWWLAGTSMAATTFSIDTPLYVAGVVGNRGIAGNWEWWSFGIAHLILIYVFARLWRRSEIVTDAELTEMRYGGRMAAILRGTKAFLFAVPINCIGIGYAMLAMVKVIDALELWQSLGITPGDTLKLWSVIGVSILVLIYSGFSGLWGVVVTDFFQFFLALLGAFVVAAAAIGQAGGMRPLIDQAQQATSIDVLSFVPVTIGGANGWLTWSDTAGITASTFAAYAVVQWWSFRRSDGGGEFVQRLAAAKNEAEAEKAAWFFNILHYMVRTWPWIAVALAAIALYPDLADRELGYPRLMLDFLPPVLLGLVVASLLAAFMSTVSTLINWGASYLTNDLYGRFIKPDANQSELVAVGRITSVLVTILGALAAFFSDDVATVFRLVIAIGTGPGLVLILRWFWWRINAAAELAAMLAGFVIGLVTSVVPVLTIEDFGWRLIVTSLLTAVIWITVMYLTPPESDATLDAFYCKIRPGGPGWSRQQARTRLLPAQDLGQDIKRTIAAALLLFGAMFAVGGFLLLQPLMGWVSLIIAVAGWMWLRQLGRSTVMPIARPGLENPELNRSDDRP, from the coding sequence ATGCAACCGATCGATTGGCTGATAGTTTTGCTGTACCTGGTGCTGACTATGGCATTGGGGCTATACCTAACCCGCAAAGCCTCTGGAAGCTTAGTTGATTTTTTTGTGTCGGGACGATCCCTGCCCTGGTGGTTGGCAGGAACCAGTATGGCGGCCACAACCTTTTCGATCGACACACCGTTATATGTGGCAGGTGTGGTGGGAAATCGCGGCATTGCTGGCAACTGGGAATGGTGGAGTTTTGGGATTGCTCACTTAATTTTGATTTATGTGTTTGCGCGGCTGTGGCGGCGATCGGAAATTGTCACAGATGCGGAGTTGACGGAGATGCGATATGGCGGTCGCATGGCGGCAATTCTGCGGGGAACCAAAGCATTTTTGTTTGCTGTACCCATTAACTGTATCGGCATCGGCTATGCCATGTTGGCGATGGTCAAGGTGATTGATGCACTGGAGCTTTGGCAAAGTTTGGGCATCACACCAGGCGATACTTTGAAGCTGTGGAGCGTGATTGGTGTCAGCATACTGGTGCTAATCTATTCTGGCTTTTCTGGACTATGGGGTGTGGTCGTTACGGATTTCTTTCAGTTTTTCCTGGCACTGTTGGGTGCATTTGTCGTAGCAGCGGCAGCGATCGGGCAGGCAGGCGGAATGCGACCGCTCATTGATCAAGCTCAGCAAGCTACCAGTATCGATGTATTATCGTTCGTTCCGGTGACGATTGGTGGAGCGAATGGTTGGTTAACTTGGAGCGACACAGCGGGAATTACAGCCAGTACCTTTGCCGCCTATGCAGTAGTGCAGTGGTGGTCGTTTCGTCGCAGTGATGGCGGTGGCGAGTTTGTGCAACGGTTGGCGGCTGCTAAAAATGAGGCCGAGGCCGAAAAAGCCGCCTGGTTTTTTAATATTCTGCATTATATGGTTCGCACCTGGCCGTGGATTGCCGTTGCCTTGGCAGCGATCGCGTTGTATCCAGACTTAGCCGATCGAGAATTGGGCTATCCTCGGCTAATGCTCGACTTTTTGCCGCCTGTGTTATTAGGATTGGTGGTGGCTTCGCTCCTAGCAGCATTCATGAGTACGGTCTCAACGCTCATCAATTGGGGTGCATCTTATCTCACTAATGACCTCTATGGGCGATTCATTAAACCAGATGCCAATCAATCTGAATTAGTTGCTGTTGGACGGATAACATCGGTTCTGGTTACAATTTTAGGTGCATTAGCCGCCTTCTTCTCGGATGATGTAGCAACCGTGTTTCGATTAGTGATCGCCATCGGAACTGGTCCAGGTCTAGTACTGATCTTACGATGGTTTTGGTGGCGCATCAATGCTGCCGCAGAACTGGCCGCGATGCTCGCTGGCTTTGTGATTGGTCTTGTTACCAGTGTAGTTCCGGTGTTGACGATCGAGGATTTTGGTTGGCGACTGATTGTGACTTCGCTGCTGACGGCTGTAATTTGGATTACAGTTATGTATCTAACTCCACCTGAATCGGATGCTACGCTGGATGCCTTTTACTGCAAAATTCGTCCGGGTGGCCCTGGTTGGTCGCGACAACAAGCCCGCACCCGCTTACTGCCAGCTCAGGATTTAGGACAAGATATCAAACGCACGATCGCAGCAGCCCTATTACTGTTTGGTGCCATGTTTGCAGTGGGTGGATTTTTGTTGTTACAACCGTTGATGGGTTGGGTATCACTCATAATCGCCGTTGCAGGTTGGATGTGGCTCCGTCAATTGGGGCGATCAACCGTGATGCCAATCGCACGACCCGGATTAGAGAATCCAGAGTTAAATCGATCAGACGATCGGCCATAG
- a CDS encoding DUF4278 domain-containing protein, protein MELHYRGAIYHHDETPIEMTENGVVGHYRGAAVRLRRPKRPVSQPIPASLTYRGAPVHRLDVQ, encoded by the coding sequence ATGGAACTACATTACCGTGGTGCAATCTACCATCATGACGAGACACCGATCGAAATGACCGAGAATGGCGTTGTGGGACATTATCGAGGGGCAGCGGTCAGGCTGCGTCGGCCCAAGCGTCCGGTCAGCCAACCTATCCCTGCCTCCTTAACCTATCGGGGTGCTCCGGTTCATCGTTTGGACGTCCAGTAA
- a CDS encoding secondary thiamine-phosphate synthase enzyme YjbQ produces MQQTATRQSFNVATQQKTEIINITSQVQQAIATTGITEGACTIYVPHTTAAILIQENADPNVHVDLLNALDRLVPKDLPYLHQTTNKNAPSHIKAALIGPSKTVFIGSGNLLLGTYQFIYLCEFDGSRDRTVWLRIVSDLAV; encoded by the coding sequence ATGCAGCAAACAGCGACACGCCAATCATTTAACGTTGCCACTCAGCAAAAAACTGAAATTATCAATATTACATCGCAAGTGCAGCAGGCGATCGCCACAACTGGAATTACCGAAGGAGCTTGTACCATCTATGTCCCTCATACAACCGCTGCCATTTTAATTCAAGAAAACGCTGATCCAAATGTGCATGTGGATTTGTTGAATGCTCTCGATCGCTTGGTTCCGAAAGATTTGCCCTATCTACATCAGACGACTAACAAAAATGCGCCCTCTCACATCAAAGCCGCTCTGATTGGTCCATCCAAGACGGTATTCATTGGGAGCGGAAACCTACTGCTAGGAACCTATCAGTTCATCTACCTTTGCGAATTTGATGGGTCACGCGATCGAACCGTTTGGTTACGAATTGTATCTGACCTCGCTGTTTAA
- the thrB gene encoding homoserine kinase, producing MSEAFVTVRVPATTANLGPGFDCIGAALTLYNQFQFAQLSAADVSPVIEVRGAEAERVKADASNLAYQAFVRLFQQLQQTPPPVHIVIELGFPLARGLGSSATAIVGGLVGANILAGSPFALAEVVKLAIELEGHPDNVVPALLGGCQLAASNADGSWTICDVPWHGSIVAIVAMPDFELSTAEARRVLPTNYARADAIFNVAHLGLLLRGLATGDASWLRAALHDRIHQPYRQRLIGGYAAVESAAHAAGAYGLVISGAGPTLLALTDQPHASAVTTAMARAWTAEGVKVEVKALQLDLQGAVSQPSD from the coding sequence ATGTCTGAAGCGTTTGTCACGGTGAGGGTTCCTGCCACAACCGCCAATTTGGGACCAGGATTTGACTGCATTGGGGCCGCCCTAACGCTATATAACCAATTTCAGTTTGCCCAACTGTCTGCTGCCGACGTATCGCCTGTAATTGAGGTGAGAGGGGCGGAAGCAGAGCGCGTCAAAGCTGATGCCAGCAATTTGGCCTATCAAGCATTTGTTCGGCTATTTCAACAGTTACAGCAAACTCCGCCTCCAGTACACATTGTGATTGAGCTAGGGTTTCCGTTAGCGCGAGGGTTGGGGAGTTCGGCTACGGCGATCGTGGGAGGATTGGTAGGCGCAAATATCCTGGCTGGCTCGCCCTTTGCTCTGGCAGAGGTGGTAAAGTTGGCGATCGAACTCGAAGGACATCCTGATAATGTTGTACCGGCGCTGCTGGGTGGCTGTCAATTGGCAGCATCGAATGCTGATGGTAGTTGGACAATCTGTGATGTACCGTGGCATGGCAGTATCGTCGCGATCGTGGCAATGCCCGATTTTGAACTTTCAACCGCCGAAGCCCGACGAGTTCTACCAACGAACTATGCCCGTGCCGATGCCATTTTTAACGTGGCCCACTTGGGATTATTGCTGCGGGGCTTAGCCACCGGAGACGCTAGCTGGTTGCGGGCTGCTCTGCACGATCGAATTCATCAGCCCTATCGCCAACGGTTGATTGGAGGATATGCTGCTGTTGAGTCTGCGGCTCATGCCGCCGGAGCCTATGGACTAGTGATTAGTGGAGCCGGTCCCACGCTGTTAGCCTTGACCGATCAACCCCATGCCTCCGCGGTGACAACAGCAATGGCAAGGGCCTGGACGGCAGAAGGAGTCAAAGTTGAGGTAAAAGCGCTGCAACTTGATCTCCAGGGGGCCGTATCGCAGCCATCCGATTAA
- a CDS encoding RNA polymerase sigma factor SigF, whose protein sequence is MLISITSELKSETLELLREYYKHPSASLRNRLVQLNYGLVRKEAHHWVNQCTESYEDLLQVGSMGLIRAIERFDVSKGHAFSSFAIPYIRGEIQHYLRDKGSPVRIPRRWQALQHQAANITRELQVKLNRQPTDAEVAAVLQISFNEWQEIKLAYRNRAPLSLDAPIRDEDEGSTSLGDLVPDAQYHSFQLAQEDQIRLQQALVQLEKRTREVLEFVFLYDLTQKETAERLGISAVTVSRRVKRGLKLLKKMMVTAA, encoded by the coding sequence ATGCTTATCTCAATTACCAGCGAACTCAAAAGCGAAACGTTAGAACTATTGCGAGAGTATTACAAACATCCTTCTGCGTCTCTGCGTAATCGTCTTGTGCAACTGAACTATGGCTTAGTTAGGAAAGAAGCTCATCACTGGGTCAATCAATGTACGGAAAGCTATGAAGATTTACTGCAAGTTGGCAGCATGGGATTGATTCGGGCGATCGAGCGCTTTGATGTTTCCAAAGGACATGCGTTCAGTTCCTTCGCCATTCCCTACATTCGCGGCGAAATTCAGCACTATCTGCGGGACAAAGGCTCGCCTGTTCGGATTCCACGTCGCTGGCAAGCCCTGCAACACCAAGCGGCCAACATCACCCGCGAACTACAGGTTAAACTGAACCGCCAACCCACCGATGCAGAAGTAGCAGCCGTACTACAGATTTCATTCAATGAATGGCAAGAAATTAAGCTGGCTTACCGAAACCGTGCACCGCTGAGCTTAGATGCACCTATCCGTGACGAAGACGAAGGTTCCACCTCGCTTGGTGATCTTGTACCGGATGCCCAATACCACAGCTTTCAACTGGCCCAAGAAGACCAAATTCGCTTACAGCAAGCCTTGGTGCAACTCGAAAAGCGCACTCGTGAAGTACTGGAGTTTGTTTTTCTATATGATCTGACCCAAAAAGAGACCGCCGAGCGCTTGGGCATTAGTGCTGTAACCGTTTCTCGTCGAGTTAAACGTGGCTTGAAACTGTTGAAAAAAATGATGGTGACGGCTGCTTAG
- the psbO gene encoding photosystem II manganese-stabilizing polypeptide → MRYRALVAAFLAICLGLITACSESPTDSTAALTYDQIRGTGLANTCPKIEEVRRGSLPLDPNESYVITGLCLEPTNFFVKEETTGKRQEARFIAGKPLTRYTSTLDQVSGDLKVGGDGSLTFVEKDGFDFQAITVKLPGGEMYPFLFTIKDLVAKSQPGLKAITTSTDFVGEFKVPSYRTSNFLDPKGRGLTTGYDNAIALPSRADSEELVKENTKAFVTGRGEISLQVAQVNGATGEIAGTFESIQPSDTDMGGKEPVDVKIQGIFYGRVEPAA, encoded by the coding sequence ATGAGGTATCGCGCTTTAGTTGCTGCATTCCTAGCCATATGTCTAGGTTTGATTACAGCTTGCAGCGAGAGTCCAACCGACTCAACCGCTGCATTAACCTACGATCAAATTCGAGGCACAGGCCTCGCTAATACCTGTCCCAAAATTGAAGAAGTTCGTCGCGGCTCTCTGCCCCTCGACCCAAACGAGTCTTATGTGATCACTGGTCTTTGTTTAGAGCCAACGAACTTCTTTGTGAAAGAGGAAACAACGGGTAAGCGGCAAGAAGCCCGATTTATTGCGGGCAAACCGCTGACTCGTTACACCTCCACCCTCGATCAGGTTAGTGGAGATCTCAAAGTTGGTGGAGACGGTAGCCTCACCTTTGTTGAGAAAGATGGATTTGATTTCCAAGCCATTACCGTGAAATTGCCGGGTGGCGAAATGTATCCCTTCCTGTTCACCATCAAAGATTTGGTGGCAAAGTCGCAGCCAGGGTTAAAGGCAATTACAACCTCGACCGACTTTGTGGGCGAGTTTAAAGTACCTTCCTATCGCACTTCCAATTTCCTTGATCCGAAAGGACGTGGTTTAACCACAGGATATGACAATGCGATCGCCCTGCCGTCACGAGCTGACTCTGAAGAACTCGTGAAAGAAAACACCAAAGCGTTTGTGACAGGACGTGGCGAAATTTCTTTACAAGTCGCTCAGGTGAATGGAGCAACTGGGGAAATTGCTGGAACCTTTGAAAGTATCCAACCATCGGATACAGATATGGGTGGAAAAGAACCCGTCGATGTGAAAATTCAAGGAATTTTCTACGGTCGTGTGGAACCCGCTGCCTAG
- the clpP gene encoding ATP-dependent Clp endopeptidase proteolytic subunit ClpP, with protein sequence MIPTVIEQSGRGERAFDIYSRLLRERIIFLGQPVDSDLANLIVAQMLFLEAEDPEKDIYLYINSPGGSVMAGLGIFDTMNHIRPDVCTICVGLAASMGAFLLSAGAKGKRMSLPHSRIMIHQPLGGAQGQAADIEIQAREILYLKKQLNQALANHTGQPLERIEQDTERDFFMSAHEAKEYGLIDQVIDRQSVGSRPIAAAAN encoded by the coding sequence ATGATTCCTACCGTTATTGAACAGTCTGGTCGTGGTGAAAGGGCGTTTGATATTTACTCTCGTCTTCTGCGAGAGCGAATCATTTTTCTGGGACAGCCCGTCGATTCGGATCTGGCTAATCTGATCGTGGCTCAGATGCTGTTTTTAGAAGCCGAAGATCCCGAAAAAGATATTTATCTCTACATTAATTCGCCTGGTGGTTCCGTCATGGCAGGGTTGGGCATCTTTGACACCATGAACCACATTCGTCCGGATGTCTGTACCATTTGTGTTGGGCTAGCCGCTAGTATGGGTGCCTTTCTGCTGAGCGCGGGGGCAAAGGGTAAGCGGATGAGTCTCCCTCATTCCCGCATTATGATCCACCAACCATTGGGTGGCGCTCAAGGGCAAGCCGCGGATATTGAAATTCAAGCTCGAGAAATTCTGTATTTGAAAAAGCAATTAAATCAGGCCTTGGCCAATCATACTGGGCAGCCCTTAGAACGGATTGAACAAGATACCGAACGTGATTTCTTTATGTCAGCCCACGAAGCTAAGGAGTACGGACTGATTGATCAAGTTATCGATCGCCAGTCGGTAGGTAGCCGTCCAATTGCAGCGGCTGCCAACTAG
- a CDS encoding TerC family protein yields the protein MLDQLLDYSPNFGLDTLILLPVLVALEAVLSADNAIALAAIAQGLEGPQLQRRALNFGLVIAFCLRVLLILTATWVLRYWQFELLGAVYLLWLVYQHFAPNADIDSESSSHHHKPRFGSLLQAIPMIALTDLAFSLDSVTTAIAISRETWLVITGGLIGVITLRFMAGLFIRWLDEFTHLEDAGFVTVALVGLRLLLRVIHDSFVPPEWLMVILIALLFVWGFSERAESKSDESIPLTVAEASPVDVTSEPREPQEISAE from the coding sequence ATGCTAGACCAACTGCTTGACTATTCTCCCAATTTTGGTCTCGACACTCTCATCTTGTTGCCCGTCCTTGTGGCCCTAGAGGCTGTTTTGTCGGCTGATAATGCCATTGCTTTGGCGGCGATCGCCCAAGGATTGGAAGGGCCTCAACTTCAGCGTCGTGCTCTCAATTTTGGGTTAGTAATTGCCTTTTGTTTGCGCGTCCTTCTAATTTTGACCGCCACTTGGGTACTGCGATACTGGCAGTTTGAGTTGCTAGGAGCGGTTTATCTGCTGTGGTTGGTGTATCAACATTTTGCGCCTAATGCAGATATTGATTCTGAGTCCAGTTCCCATCATCATAAGCCTCGCTTTGGGTCGTTGCTTCAAGCGATTCCGATGATTGCCCTGACGGATTTGGCATTTTCGTTAGACAGTGTCACCACAGCGATCGCCATTTCCCGTGAAACCTGGCTGGTGATTACCGGTGGATTAATTGGCGTCATTACTCTGCGTTTTATGGCAGGTCTATTCATTCGCTGGTTGGATGAATTTACGCACCTAGAAGACGCTGGCTTTGTCACGGTAGCCTTAGTAGGATTGAGGCTGCTGCTGCGGGTGATCCATGATAGTTTTGTGCCGCCCGAGTGGTTGATGGTGATATTGATCGCCCTGTTGTTTGTCTGGGGCTTTTCGGAACGCGCCGAATCTAAAAGCGACGAGTCGATTCCGCTGACGGTCGCAGAGGCTTCACCCGTGGATGTAACATCAGAGCCACGAGAACCCCAAGAAATTTCTGCGGAGTAG
- the ndk gene encoding nucleoside-diphosphate kinase encodes MERTFIAVKPDGVQRGIVGEIVRRFETKGFTLVGLKLLQVSRELAEQHYDVHKERPFFPSLVEFITSGPVVAMVWEGEGVIASARKLIGATNPLSAEPGTIRGDFGVSIGRNLIHGSDAPETAQREIGLWFKDEELVSWQPTITPWLYE; translated from the coding sequence TTGGAACGGACATTTATTGCAGTGAAACCCGACGGTGTACAGCGGGGAATTGTGGGCGAAATTGTTCGCCGCTTCGAGACCAAGGGCTTTACCTTGGTTGGTTTAAAACTGCTGCAAGTCAGTCGAGAGCTAGCAGAGCAGCATTATGATGTCCATAAAGAGCGACCTTTCTTTCCCAGTTTGGTGGAGTTCATCACATCTGGCCCAGTTGTTGCCATGGTGTGGGAAGGTGAGGGTGTTATTGCCTCTGCCCGCAAGTTAATTGGGGCAACCAATCCATTGAGTGCTGAGCCAGGAACCATTCGCGGAGATTTTGGGGTCAGTATCGGTCGTAACCTAATTCACGGTTCTGATGCCCCAGAAACGGCTCAGCGAGAGATTGGGCTGTGGTTTAAGGACGAAGAACTAGTAAGTTGGCAGCCGACAATCACGCCTTGGCTTTATGAGTAA
- a CDS encoding LysR family transcriptional regulator — protein MIHATLHQLKVFEATARHGSFTRAAEELFLTQPTVSMQVKQLTKAIGLPLFEQVGKRLYLTDAGRELFSTCQDIFYKLDQLEMSVANLKGMKQGKLRLAVITTTKYFMPRLLGPFCQRYPGIDVSLIVTNHEQVIERLADNQDDLYVMSQIPENIDVKAHAFLENPLVVVAPQDHPLAKERHISLKRLVEEPFIMREPGSGTRRAFQKLLDEEKLSVKVRLELGSNEAIKQAIAGGLGLSVLSRHTLLTDISDVVVLDVEGFPIERQWYVVYLAGKQLSVVAQTFLEYLQDAATKMAEEHGIRQRVTG, from the coding sequence TTGATTCACGCTACTTTGCACCAGCTTAAAGTCTTCGAGGCCACTGCCCGGCATGGCAGTTTTACCAGAGCCGCAGAGGAACTATTTTTAACCCAGCCAACGGTTTCGATGCAAGTTAAACAGTTGACGAAAGCGATCGGGCTGCCGCTGTTTGAACAAGTAGGCAAACGGCTTTATCTAACCGATGCTGGACGAGAACTGTTTAGCACCTGTCAAGATATTTTCTATAAGCTAGACCAACTAGAAATGTCAGTGGCCAACTTGAAGGGCATGAAGCAAGGCAAATTGCGGCTTGCTGTCATTACTACCACTAAATACTTCATGCCGCGTTTATTGGGCCCATTTTGCCAGCGCTATCCCGGTATTGATGTGTCGTTAATTGTTACCAACCACGAACAGGTGATTGAGCGCTTGGCTGATAATCAAGACGATCTCTATGTGATGAGCCAGATTCCTGAAAACATTGATGTCAAGGCACATGCGTTCTTGGAAAACCCCTTAGTGGTGGTGGCTCCACAAGATCATCCTTTGGCCAAGGAACGCCACATCTCGTTGAAACGCTTGGTGGAAGAACCGTTTATTATGAGGGAACCAGGTTCGGGCACTCGTCGAGCGTTCCAGAAACTTTTAGACGAAGAAAAACTATCGGTAAAGGTGCGGCTAGAACTGGGGAGTAATGAGGCCATTAAACAAGCGATCGCCGGAGGGTTGGGGCTATCAGTCCTGTCTCGCCACACTCTGCTTACCGATATCAGCGACGTGGTGGTCTTAGACGTAGAAGGGTTTCCGATCGAGCGCCAATGGTACGTTGTCTACCTAGCAGGCAAGCAGCTATCGGTCGTAGCGCAGACGTTTCTGGAATATCTACAAGATGCTGCCACAAAAATGGCCGAGGAGCATGGCATTCGCCAACGGGTCACTGGATAG
- a CDS encoding HEAT repeat domain-containing protein has translation MYDNDDLTVLSAEIELDPLDQVDAEESVKPDPDAMLALLESPGNQQRMLAARAFCELEDQRAIPHLIRLLNDPCPLIRVSAAYGLGRNPSSTAVEPLIKQLQHDWNGYVRKGIVWALGNCRDRRSLEPLVDALKTDVSAVRLWAASALAQMAHVSYEAMVKAVPCLIEGLRRDPVAAVRSNCAWSIGQICRELPSNIIYATAIDALIEAFAEDEEMGVREDARSAMLKVGDPRGLQVIEEIEQDGLLL, from the coding sequence ATGTATGACAACGACGACCTTACTGTATTAAGCGCCGAAATTGAGCTAGATCCCCTCGATCAGGTGGATGCTGAAGAATCCGTCAAGCCTGATCCAGACGCAATGCTGGCCCTGCTGGAGTCACCTGGCAACCAACAGCGGATGTTAGCTGCCCGTGCCTTTTGCGAGTTAGAGGATCAGCGAGCGATTCCTCACCTGATCCGGTTGCTCAATGATCCATGTCCACTGATTCGCGTCAGTGCAGCCTACGGTTTGGGACGCAATCCTAGCTCTACGGCGGTTGAACCGTTGATTAAGCAGTTGCAGCATGATTGGAATGGTTACGTGCGCAAAGGCATTGTCTGGGCATTGGGCAATTGCCGCGATCGCCGATCATTAGAACCGTTAGTGGATGCACTGAAGACGGATGTGTCTGCCGTGCGGTTGTGGGCAGCCAGTGCACTCGCTCAAATGGCCCATGTGAGTTACGAAGCCATGGTAAAAGCAGTGCCGTGCCTGATTGAAGGGCTACGGCGCGATCCAGTAGCGGCAGTGCGGAGTAATTGTGCTTGGTCGATCGGACAAATTTGTCGAGAGTTGCCGTCAAATATTATCTATGCCACTGCGATCGATGCGTTGATTGAAGCCTTTGCTGAAGATGAAGAAATGGGTGTTCGGGAAGATGCACGATCAGCCATGCTGAAGGTGGGCGATCCGCGTGGGCTACAGGTAATCGAAGAAATTGAGCAAGATGGATTGCTGTTATAG